A window of the Bacillus andreraoultii genome harbors these coding sequences:
- the asnB gene encoding asparagine synthase (glutamine-hydrolyzing), with translation MCGITGWVDWNMDLTQYVPVMKKMTASLSKRGPDALKVWGSHNILLGHARLVVVDPKGGLQPMVKVKNGKKYHIIYNGELYNTEDLRKELLKRGYSFNSYSDTEVLLTTYLEWKEECVKYLNGIFAFAIWDEEKEELFMARDRLGVKPLFYSENNGSLIFASEIKAILAHPQRKAEIEREGLQELFGLGPSRTPGHGIFRGINEIRPAYAAIFNRNGFKKWRYWQVESHQHQHSLNDTIKQVSNLVKDAIERQLVADVPVCTFLSGGVDSSAISAITSAYFKKEGRGPLHTYSIDYEQNQQYFKSSLFQPEEDTPWISKMEEYLKTNHHALVINHEILVDYLDKAVFVRDLPGMADVDASLLWFCEQIKENFTVSLSGECADEIFGGYPWFYRDDLLNANGFPWMTSAKNRQDLLRAHWQEKLKLNEYVLERYNETIAEVPKLEGETVSESRRREMFYLNMIWFMPTLLERKDRMSMGASLEVRVPFADHRIVEYAWNIPWNWKMLNGREKGLLRKSLEGILPNDVLYRKKSPYPKTHHPLYIELVKKKLKNILEKKSSPILELISKQKIQELIDSNGASFKKPWFGQLMTGPQLLAHISQINTWLEQFNINILDH, from the coding sequence GTGTGTGGAATTACCGGATGGGTAGATTGGAATATGGATTTAACCCAATATGTACCTGTAATGAAAAAAATGACAGCAAGCTTGTCTAAACGAGGTCCTGATGCATTAAAGGTTTGGGGCTCACATAACATTCTCCTTGGTCATGCCCGACTTGTCGTAGTTGACCCTAAAGGCGGTTTGCAGCCAATGGTAAAAGTAAAAAATGGAAAAAAATATCACATTATATATAATGGTGAACTTTATAATACGGAAGACTTGCGTAAAGAACTATTAAAAAGAGGATATTCCTTTAATTCCTATTCAGATACAGAAGTGTTATTAACCACATATCTGGAATGGAAAGAGGAATGTGTAAAGTATTTAAATGGAATTTTTGCCTTTGCAATTTGGGATGAAGAGAAGGAAGAATTGTTTATGGCACGGGATCGCCTGGGTGTTAAGCCACTTTTTTATAGTGAAAACAATGGATCACTTATTTTTGCCTCAGAAATTAAGGCAATATTAGCACATCCACAAAGAAAGGCGGAAATAGAGAGGGAAGGACTTCAGGAACTATTCGGCTTAGGTCCTTCTCGGACGCCGGGTCACGGTATTTTTCGTGGAATAAATGAAATTCGACCCGCATATGCAGCTATATTTAATCGTAATGGTTTTAAGAAATGGCGTTATTGGCAAGTGGAAAGTCATCAACATCAACATAGCTTAAACGATACCATTAAACAAGTTTCGAACCTTGTAAAGGATGCCATCGAACGTCAATTGGTTGCTGATGTACCTGTTTGTACCTTTTTATCTGGAGGAGTAGATTCCAGTGCCATTAGTGCGATTACATCAGCTTATTTTAAAAAAGAGGGCAGAGGACCACTCCATACGTATTCAATTGATTATGAACAAAATCAACAGTATTTTAAATCCAGTTTATTTCAACCTGAGGAAGATACTCCTTGGATTTCCAAAATGGAGGAATACTTGAAAACGAATCATCATGCACTTGTGATTAATCATGAGATATTAGTCGATTACTTGGATAAGGCTGTATTCGTTAGAGATTTACCTGGAATGGCAGATGTCGATGCTTCACTATTATGGTTTTGTGAGCAAATAAAAGAAAATTTTACAGTTAGCTTATCGGGTGAATGTGCAGATGAGATCTTTGGCGGCTATCCGTGGTTTTATCGCGACGATCTATTGAATGCCAATGGTTTTCCTTGGATGACATCTGCTAAAAACAGACAGGATTTATTACGAGCGCATTGGCAAGAGAAATTGAAACTAAACGAATATGTCTTAGAAAGATACAACGAAACAATTGCTGAAGTTCCAAAACTAGAAGGAGAAACTGTATCTGAGTCACGTCGTCGCGAAATGTTTTATTTAAATATGATTTGGTTTATGCCAACCTTATTAGAACGAAAGGATCGCATGAGTATGGGAGCAAGCTTGGAAGTTCGTGTTCCATTTGCCGATCATCGAATTGTTGAATATGCTTGGAATATTCCTTGGAATTGGAAAATGCTGAATGGGCGCGAGAAAGGCTTATTACGAAAGTCATTAGAAGGAATCCTTCCGAATGATGTTTTATATCGAAAAAAAAGCCCCTATCCAAAAACCCATCATCCACTTTATATAGAACTTGTGAAGAAAAAGTTAAAAAACATACTCGAAAAAAAATCCTCACCAATTTTAGAACTAATATCAAAACAAAAAATACAAGAACTGATCGATTCAAATGGTGCTTCTTTTAAAAAACCGTGGTTTGGTCAGTTGATGACAGGCCCACAACTTTTGGCACATATTTCCCAAATCAATACATGGCTTGAACAATTTAATATTAATATTTTAGACCACTAG